The Microcystis aeruginosa NIES-843 sequence TGCCAAGAACACCAGTAATGTTGGTGAAAAACTCAAAACCTTTAATGTTAGTGCCGTTTGGCAGGTTGAGGTCCGCTAGGGTTGTGCCATCAATGGTGAGATTGAGAGCAGTAGTAGCAACGGAAAAATCGGCATCAACAAGAGTATCAATCCCCGCACCACCATCGACCGTATCGACACCGCCACCCTTGGTAATTAGGTCGTTGTTATCACCACCATTAATGTTGTCATCCCCGTCGCCACCGTTGAGGGTATCATTACCGGCATTACCGATTAGGGTGTCATTTAAGCTACTACCGAACAGGTTATCGTTGCCATTACCCCCAGTCAGGTTAAATCTTTCGATATTTCTGTAGGAAATACTGTTACCACTGGTGGAAAAAGAGGTGGTAAATTGACGGATATCGGTGGTTAAACCTGAGTAATCGACTTCTAAGACATCAATACCGCTACCACCATCCACGTCATCGAAGCCGCGACCGGGGTTAAGGGTATCATTGCCCGCTCCCCCTTGTAGGTTGTTATTGGCTGGGGTTGTGCTGGTCAAACGAAGGCGATCATTCCCAAGACCCCCAGTGACATTGGTGAAAAACTCAAAACCTCTGATTCTCGTACCATCGGGTAGGTTGATATCGGCTAGGGTCGTGCCATCAATGGTGAGATTGAGAGCAGTAGTAGCAACGGAAAAATCGGCATCAACAAGAGTATCAATCCCCGCACCACCATCGACCGTATCGACACCGCCACCCTTGGTAATTAGGTCGTTGTTATCACCACCATTAATGTTGTCATCCCCGTCATTACCGTTGAGGGTATCATTACCGGCATTACCGATTAGGGTGTCATTTAAGCTACTACCGAACAGGTTATCGTTGCCGCTACCCCCAGTCAAGTTAAATCTTTCGATATTTCTGTAGGAAATACTGTTACCACTGGTGGAAAAAGAGGTGGTAAATTGACGGATATCGGTGGTTAAACCTGAGTAATCGACTTCTAAGACATCAATACCGCTACCACCATCCACGTCATCAGAGCCGCGGCCAGGGTTCAGGGTATCGTTACCATCTAAACCTTGCAGTGTGTCCCGGTCTATAGTGCCAATGAGCAGGTCATCGTTTGGTGTTCCGACAAACAAGGGCATAATTCCACCTCATCTTGTGCAAAAATGTTAAGTTACGCGATGTGCAACTAATTTTTAGTCCTTGATTTATAAGGGTTTCAGAAACCAGAAAAATCGGTGAGTAGTCTGAAATCCTGATTTGATCGTTGTAAGTTGCACATCGCGTTAAGTTACCTTAGGGAACAATTGCCCGTTTAATTTCTGAGCCACTTGTGGGTACATCCTATCATAAGTTTGCGACGAAAAAACAGTATTTTATTTTAGTCCCACATTCCGCACCCTAGTAGTTGAAATCAAAAGTTGCTCTAGCCCTTGTATCCCACATTCCGCACCCTCAACTGTCACATAAGCTGTCCCCCTCCAGAGACTTGAGTAAAAATACTTAGCTGGTGAAGGTTTTCTCGGTGGCCGCTAGGGGGGTCTTGAGACCCCTAATTATGAAAAAATAGGAATTGTTGCAAAACCTAGGCGAGTGGACTGTTCGACCATGAATCAATCAACAGAAATTGAAGTCAAAAATCTAGACCATCTGGGATTAGTAGCTGGAATTATCGATGAAATAGGAATCGTTGAAATTATCAACGAACAAGTCTCAATTGAGCGAGGAGAAATTGTCACAGCGGGGCAAGTAGTGAAAGCAATTATCCTGAACGGATTGGGATTTGTCTCCGGGGCCTTGTATTTATTTCCTCAATTTTTTGAAGATAAAGCAACCGAACATCTGCTGGGAGAGGGCATCGAACCCAAGCACTTGAATGATGATAAAATTGGTCGAGTAATGGACAAACTTTATCAACTTAATGTTTCGGTCATTTTCCTACTCATCAGTTTAGCCGCCGTGAAAAAATTTGGTGTAGCAACCGAGAATTGCCATTTAGATTCGACTTCTCTATCAGATTATGTTACGCTACCGCTAACCCATCCTACAAATAATTGTGTCTCCCTACTTAGAATCAGTCTATACTATATATTCTCCGGGGAGAAATTGCTTAGATTGCTTTAGTAATGAGAAACGGGACTAAATAATGTCCGGAATTGAGGGATTGAGGATTAAAAATTATCGAGCGCTCAAGGATATAACCCTGGGCAAGTTATGGAATACTCAAAATCGAGATTCTCTGACACCGATGACGGCCGTTATCGGCAAAAATGGTGTGGGAAAAAGCACACTTTTTGATGCGTTCGGTTTTTTATCTGATTGTCTTAAAGGAGGAGTAGAAGAAGCTTGTGATGCGCGAGGTCGGGGCGGGTTTGAGCGTCTTCGTTCCCAGGGTCAGGAAGGAAGCATTGAATTTCAGATTTATTACAAAGAAGATTACAATTCCCGACCAATTACCTATGAATTAGCTATTGATCTAGATACCGATAATAGACCTTATGTAAAAAAAGAAAGACTCAGACAGAGAAGAAAAGGTCAAAAGACCGGATGGCCTTTTTCATTTTTACTCCTCGATGAGGGGAAAGGAATCGTCTGGAAAGGAGAAGAAGAAGGGAAACAAGTAGAAGAAGGTCAAGACCATTTTGATTTACTTAAGTTAATAGAAAAAATTAAACGAGGAGATTATGAGGATGGGGGGGAGTTAGTGGAACTGAATGATAAGCGCAAACTAGGAATTGCTACGTTAGGTTCTCTCAAACAGCATCCGAGAATTTCCCTATTTCGGAGATTTATTGAGGGATGGTATCTCAGCTATTTTACTCCCGATGCGGCCAGAAGTTTGCCCCTAGCCGGACCCCAGAAACATCTGAATATTCATGGAGATAATCTCGGTAATGTGGTGCAGTTTATGGAAAGAGAGCATTCCAAGAAATTTCAGAATATACTTAATAGTATTTCTCGTAAGATACCGGGTATAGAAAAAATTAGCACCGAAAAAAGTCCCGATAATCGACTACTATTAAAATTTAATGATCGGGGATTCCAAGACCCATTTTATGTACAGCAAATGTCCGATGGTACTTTAAAAGTATTCGCCTATCTCTTACTGTTAGAAGACCCTTCCCCACCGCCATTTATCTGTATTGAAGAGCCAGAAAACGGCTTATACCATAAACTATTAGAAACCTTGGCTCAAGAATTTAGAAAACACGCCACAGGACAGAGAGGACGTTCTCAAATTTTTATCACCACCCATCAACCTTATTTTGTTGATGCTCTCCAGCCGGAAGAAGTTTGGATTCTGGAAAAAGGTGATGACGGGTTTTCTCGGATTAAACGGGCCAGTGACAATCCCTTAATCAAGAATCTCGTCTCAGAAGGATTGCCCCTTGGTAGTCTTTGGTATAGTGATTACTTAGATGAGAGATAAGGTCATGTACTTTGAAATTTTGGTTGAGGATTTGTCGGGAAAAAAAGCACTTGATATTCTAATTCCTAAGATTATTGACATGAATGCAGGTCATACATTTAGGGTTCATTCCTATAAAGGCAGTGGTCATATTCCCAGAGACTTACAGTCTGTTTCCGATCCTAGTAAGCGGATTCTTCTTGAGCGACTACCTAAACTGATTCAAGGATATGATAAAACTTTTTCCAGTTGCGCTGATAATTATGCTGCTGTGCTGATTGTGGTTTGCGATCTGGATAATCGATGTTTTCGGGAATTTCGACAGGAATTAAGCAATTGTCTGGAAAAATCTGCTATCAAATCCCAAATTTACTTCTGTATTGCTATTGAAGAAGGAGAAGCTTGGTATTTAGGTGATATTAATGCCATAAAAATTGCTTATCCCCATGCCAAAAGTGCTATCTTGGATTCCTATATTAATGATAGTATCTGTGGTACTTGGGAAAAACTGGCAGATGCTATATACAGAGGTGGAGCGAAACAATTATCTAAGTTAGGTGGCGCTTCTGTGGGTCAAGAGAAAACAGTCTGGGCAGAAAATATTTCTCCTCAGATGAATGTGGATATTAATCGATCGCCCAGCTTTGGCTATTTTCGGGATAAACTACGTCATCTCAGTCAGGAAGAATCAAGATAAGTAATATTTTTTCAGGCTAAACTTTTAGGCATTTAAAATAATCGTCGAGAGCGGGGAATAGGCGATAGTGAGCAGTAAGCAGTGAGCCTAAATCCAGTTATTAAAGACCGATTATTTATACTCAATCCAGTTATTAAAAACTGATTATTTATTCCCTCTTTTGCCTATTGCCTATTGCCCATTGCCTGTCCTGATATGTAGCCTATACTCAACGGATTTAGTATTAAGCTAAACGGCTTTTACTTCGGATCACTGATATAGACTCCAAAAGGGTTATAGCTATTGGATCATGCAGGTTAAATGCCGTTTAGCTTATTCCCCCTTTTGCCTCTTGCATGAGTGCCTGTCCTGATAAGTAGGGTCTGCTGAAAAAGTTTTTCGGTGGGGGCAGGGTGTGGGGTGTGGGGTGTGGGGTTTTACCGGTTTTGAGGTGGCCAATTACCTAATTTTTAGGGAAAAAGTCCAGGAATTTTCCCCCTGATCACTCCCATACTTGGTACTTTTTGATTGACAAAAAGTCTAAAAGTCTTACCCAACAAGTTTTTTAGATTTATTCAGCAAACCCTAAGTAGCCTATACTCAAGGGATTCAGTCTTAAATGCGATCGCCCTGCTCGTTCCTTCCCAGGGCTTGACATAAATCCCGCAATAATGTTATGATGAGGGACTGGCTTAAGCCAAAGACAGCAGGTGCGAAACAGCTTAAATACCCTGCCGAGGTCAAAGCGAGAAAACAGCAGCCAAAAAGACTAAAGAGAGATATTTTCTGTCTTGGTCGTGCCTGAACTGGATTCTCTCCACTCAACCCCGGCGCTACAAGGGGTTATTTTTGTGCCTGTGGAACCGGTCCCCCGCATACAGGAGGTGAACAAGGGATGGGGAGAAGCAGAGAAAGCAAGGGAGTGATTCTAGAAGAATTAAAAACCTCCCTGAGCGAAGCTCAATTAACGATGGTCATCGACTATCAAGGTTTAACCGTCGCCGAAATCAGCAATCTACGCCGCAAATTGCGCCCCACGGGAACGATTTGTAAAGTCACCAAAAATACTTTGATGGGATTGGCGATCGCTGAAGATAGTGGCTGGGAACCGATGAAAAGCCTTTTATCGGGAACATCCGCCTTTCTGCTCGTAAAAGAGGACATCGGTGGAGCTTTCAAGGCCTATCAAGAGTTCAAAAAAGAAAGCAAAAAAACCGAACTGCGCGGCGGTGTCCTCAAAGAAGGGACAAAA is a genomic window containing:
- a CDS encoding AAA family ATPase, with amino-acid sequence MSGIEGLRIKNYRALKDITLGKLWNTQNRDSLTPMTAVIGKNGVGKSTLFDAFGFLSDCLKGGVEEACDARGRGGFERLRSQGQEGSIEFQIYYKEDYNSRPITYELAIDLDTDNRPYVKKERLRQRRKGQKTGWPFSFLLLDEGKGIVWKGEEEGKQVEEGQDHFDLLKLIEKIKRGDYEDGGELVELNDKRKLGIATLGSLKQHPRISLFRRFIEGWYLSYFTPDAARSLPLAGPQKHLNIHGDNLGNVVQFMEREHSKKFQNILNSISRKIPGIEKISTEKSPDNRLLLKFNDRGFQDPFYVQQMSDGTLKVFAYLLLLEDPSPPPFICIEEPENGLYHKLLETLAQEFRKHATGQRGRSQIFITTHQPYFVDALQPEEVWILEKGDDGFSRIKRASDNPLIKNLVSEGLPLGSLWYSDYLDER
- a CDS encoding DUF4276 family protein, whose product is MYFEILVEDLSGKKALDILIPKIIDMNAGHTFRVHSYKGSGHIPRDLQSVSDPSKRILLERLPKLIQGYDKTFSSCADNYAAVLIVVCDLDNRCFREFRQELSNCLEKSAIKSQIYFCIAIEEGEAWYLGDINAIKIAYPHAKSAILDSYINDSICGTWEKLADAIYRGGAKQLSKLGGASVGQEKTVWAENISPQMNVDINRSPSFGYFRDKLRHLSQEESR
- the rplJ gene encoding 50S ribosomal protein L10, producing the protein MGRSRESKGVILEELKTSLSEAQLTMVIDYQGLTVAEISNLRRKLRPTGTICKVTKNTLMGLAIAEDSGWEPMKSLLSGTSAFLLVKEDIGGAFKAYQEFKKESKKTELRGGVLKEGTKGQLLTEEQLKAIADLPSKEQLIAQVAGAINAIATKLARSINEVPASLARAVDAVARQEEKEAA